A genomic region of Elaeis guineensis isolate ETL-2024a chromosome 9, EG11, whole genome shotgun sequence contains the following coding sequences:
- the LOC105050989 gene encoding xyloglucan endotransglucosylase protein 2, whose product MVACSVSPVLWLCLLGLVFDGAMAAAPRKPIDVPFQRNYVPTWAYDHIKYINGGNEVQLSLDKYTGTGFQSKGSYLFGHFSMQIKLVPGDSAGTVTAFYLSSQNSEHDEIDFEFLGNRTNQPYIVQTNVFTGGKGDREQRIYLWFDPTKDYHSYSVLWNMYQIVFFVDDVPIRVFKNCKDLGVRFPFDQPMKIYSSLWNADDWATRGGLEKTDWSKAPFIASYRSFHVDGCEASVEAKFCATQGRRWWDQKEFQDLDSLQYRRLDWVRHQYTIYNYCTDRSRYPVMPPECGRDRDV is encoded by the exons ATGGTTGCTTGTTCCGTTTCTCCGGTGCTATGGCTCTGCTTGCTGGGCCTCGTCTTTGACGGCGCCATGGCTGCAGCACCCAGGAAACCCATAGATGTGCCGTTCCAGAGGAACTATGTGCCCACATGGGCTTACGATCACATCAAGTACATCAATGGTGGCAATGAGGTCCAGCTCTCTTTGGACAAATATACAG GCACTGGGTTCCAGTCAAAGGGCTCTTACTTGTTCGGCCACTTCAGCATGCAGATAAAATTGGTTCCTGGTGATTCTGCCGGAACGGTGACTGCATTCTAT TTGTCATCTCAGAACTCAGAGCATGACGAGATAGACTTCGAGTTCCTGGGCAACAGGACCAACCAGCCCTATATTGTGCAGACCAATGTCTTCACCGGGGGGAAGGGAGACAGGGAGCAGAGGATCTACCTCTGGTTTGACCCGACCAAAGATTACCATTCCTACTCCGTTCTTTGGAACATGTACCAGATTGT TTTCTTTGTAGATGACGTCCCCATCCGAGTGTTCAAGAACTGCAAGGACCTGGGGGTGAGGTTCCCCTTCGACCAGCCCATGAAGATCTACTCCAGCCTGTGGAACGCCGACGACTGGGCGACGAGGGGCGGCCTCGAGAAGACCGACTGGTCCAAGGCCCCTTTCATCGCCTCCTACCGCAGCTTCCACGTCGACGGCTGCGAGGCGTCGGTGGAGGCCAAGTTCTGCGCCACCCAGGGACGGCGGTGGTGGGACCAGAAGGAGTTCCAGGACCTCGACAGCCTGCAGTACAGGAGACTCGACTGGGTCCGCCACCAGTACACCATCTACAACTACTGCACCGACCGGTCCCGCTACCCGGTCATGCCACCTGAGTGCGGTAGGGATAGAGATGTGTGA